In Xiphophorus hellerii strain 12219 chromosome 4, Xiphophorus_hellerii-4.1, whole genome shotgun sequence, a single genomic region encodes these proteins:
- the LOC116718427 gene encoding mortality factor 4-like protein 1 isoform X1, giving the protein MAPKQDPKPKFQEGERVLCFHGPLLYEAKCVKINVKDKQIKYFIHYSGWNKNWDEWVPESRVLKYVDSNLAKQRELQKANQDHYVEGKMRGLAPSKKIAAVQQKHVDLKIKKAKQKIPGSGEGTSSGETPQAPRKKRARVDPTVECEEMFANRVEVKVKIPEELKPWLVDDWDLITRQKQLFHLPAKKSVEVILEDYANYKKSKGNSDNKEYAVNEVVAGIREYFNVMLGTQLLYKFERPQYADILSERPDVPMSQMYGAPHLLRLFVRIGAMLAYTLLDEKSLALLLNYLQDFLKYLVKNSASLFSASDYEVAPPEYHRKAV; this is encoded by the exons ATGGCGCCAAAACAGGACCCTAAGCCGAAATTTCAAGAag GTGAAAGAGTCCTGTGCTTTCATGGGCCACTGCTCTATGAGGCAAAG TGTGTCAAAATCAACGTAAAGGACAAGCAGATAAAATACTTCATTCACTACAGCGGCTGGAACAAAAA CTGGGATGAATGGGTTCCTGAAAGCAGAGTTCTCAAATATGTGGACAGCAACCTTGCAAAACAAAGAGAGCTTCAAAAGGCCAATCA GGATCATTATGTTGAGGGAAAGATGAGGGGTTTAGCACCAAGCAAGAAGATTGCTGCTGTGCAGCAAAAACATGTCGATCT gaaaattaaaaaggcaaaacagaaaa TCCCCGGATCGGGCGAAGGCACCAGCAGTGGCGAAACACCCCAGGCACCACGGAAGAAACGAGCGCGGGTCGACCCAACCGTCGAGTGT GAGGAAATGTTTGCGAACCGTGTGGAGGTGAAGGTGAAGATTCCCGAGGAGCTGAAACCTTGGCTGGTGGATGACTGGGACCTCATCACACGACAGAAACAG TTATTTCATTTGCCTGCTAAGAAGAGCGTGGAGGTGATCTTGGAGGACTATGCAAACTACAAGAAATCAAAAGGAAACTCCGACAACAA GGAGTACGCCGTGAACGAGGTGGTTGCCGGGATCCGGGAGTACTTCAACGTCATGCTGGGCACTCAGCTGCTTTACAAGTTTGAGAGGCCGCAGTACGCCGACATCCTGTCTGAGCGTCCGGACGTGCCGATGTCTCAGATGTACGGAGCTCCACACCTGCTGCGTCTGTTTG TTCGTATCGGAGCCATGTTGGCATACACTTTACTGGACGAGAAGAGTCTGGCCCTGCTGCTCAATTACCTGCAAGATTTCCTCAA
- the LOC116718427 gene encoding mortality factor 4-like protein 1 isoform X2, with protein sequence MAPKQDPKPKFQEGERVLCFHGPLLYEAKCVKINVKDKQIKYFIHYSGWNKNWDEWVPESRVLKYVDSNLAKQRELQKANQDHYVEGKMRGLAPSKKIAAVQQKHVDLKIKKAKQKIPGSGEGTSSGETPQAPRKKRARVDPTVECEEMFANRVEVKVKIPEELKPWLVDDWDLITRQKQLFHLPAKKSVEVILEDYANYKKSKGNSDNKEYAVNEVVAGIREYFNVMLGTQLLYKFERPQYADILSERPDVPMSQMYGAPHLLRLFGASERKAPK encoded by the exons ATGGCGCCAAAACAGGACCCTAAGCCGAAATTTCAAGAag GTGAAAGAGTCCTGTGCTTTCATGGGCCACTGCTCTATGAGGCAAAG TGTGTCAAAATCAACGTAAAGGACAAGCAGATAAAATACTTCATTCACTACAGCGGCTGGAACAAAAA CTGGGATGAATGGGTTCCTGAAAGCAGAGTTCTCAAATATGTGGACAGCAACCTTGCAAAACAAAGAGAGCTTCAAAAGGCCAATCA GGATCATTATGTTGAGGGAAAGATGAGGGGTTTAGCACCAAGCAAGAAGATTGCTGCTGTGCAGCAAAAACATGTCGATCT gaaaattaaaaaggcaaaacagaaaa TCCCCGGATCGGGCGAAGGCACCAGCAGTGGCGAAACACCCCAGGCACCACGGAAGAAACGAGCGCGGGTCGACCCAACCGTCGAGTGT GAGGAAATGTTTGCGAACCGTGTGGAGGTGAAGGTGAAGATTCCCGAGGAGCTGAAACCTTGGCTGGTGGATGACTGGGACCTCATCACACGACAGAAACAG TTATTTCATTTGCCTGCTAAGAAGAGCGTGGAGGTGATCTTGGAGGACTATGCAAACTACAAGAAATCAAAAGGAAACTCCGACAACAA GGAGTACGCCGTGAACGAGGTGGTTGCCGGGATCCGGGAGTACTTCAACGTCATGCTGGGCACTCAGCTGCTTTACAAGTTTGAGAGGCCGCAGTACGCCGACATCCTGTCTGAGCGTCCGGACGTGCCGATGTCTCAGATGTACGGAGCTCCACACCTGCTGCGTCTGTTTGGTGCGTCCGAACGAAAAGCACCGAAGTGA
- the LOC116718426 gene encoding relaxin-3 receptor 1-like, giving the protein MSEVNESVFLNRSLRPDLFSNLEDIDVTADGSPVLRFLICLVYSVVCAAGLVGNLLVLFFIRVTQERRKSRVNFFVLNLAVTDLQFVLTLPFWAVDTVMDFSWPFGDAMCKIILSVTVMNMYASVFFLTAMSVTRYWSLASALKNRTVQRSCSAKWVCAVIWTLATVATAPTSIFSTVTNVTGEKLCLLRFPGGQYWLAVYHIQKIVVGFVLPMSIVSVSYFMLLRIIRKRSMKTSNPKRRSQVTKSITIVMLSFFFCWMPNHAITLWSVLVKLNFANWDSAYYIVHTYVFPLTVCLAHTNSCLNPIIYCLMRKEFRDKLRGLVRRT; this is encoded by the coding sequence ATGAGTGAAGTCAATGAGAGCGTCTTTCTGAACAGGTCACTGAGGCCGGACCTCTTCAGCAACCTGGAGGACATCGACGTGACGGCTGACGGAAGTCCGGTCCTCAGATTCCTCATCTGCCTCGTCTACTCCGTGGTGTGCGCCGCGGGGCTGGTTGGCAACCTGCTGGTCCTCTTCTTTATCAGGGTCACACAGGAGCGCAGGAAGTCCAGGGTCAACTTCTTTGTGCTCAACTTGGCGGTGACGGACCTGCAGTTCGTCCTCACGCTGCCCTTCTGGGCCGTGGACACCGTCATGGACTTCAGCTGGCCGTTCGGAGACGCGATGTGCAAGATCATCCTGTCGGTCACCGTCATGAACATGTACGCCAGCGTCTTCTTCCTCACCGCCATGAGCGTGACCCGCTACTGGTCGctggcctcggctctgaagaACCGAACCGTGCAGAGGTCGTGCTCCGCCAAGTGGGTGTGCGCGGTGATCTGGACTCTGGCGACCGTGGCCACCGCGCCGACATCGATTTTCTCCACGGTCACCAACGTGACGGGAGAGAAACTGTGCCTGCTCAGGTTTCCGGGCGGCCAGTACTGGCTGGCGGTTTACCACATCCAGAAAATAGTCGTGGGTTTTGTTCTACCCATGTCCATCGTGTCGGTCAGCTACTTCATGCTGCTGCGCATCATCCGCAAGCGCAGCATGAAGACCAGCAACCCCAAACGGAGATCCCAGGTGACCAAGTCCATCACCATCGTCATGCTGTCGTTCTTCTTCTGCTGGATGCCGAACCACGCCATCACCCTGTGGAGCGTCCTGGTCAAACTGAACTTTGCCAACTGGGACAGTGCGTATTACATCGTCCACACGTACGTGTTCCCGCTCACCGTGTGCCTGGCGCACACCAACAGCTGCCTGAACCCGATCATTTACTGCCTCATGAGGAAGGAGTTTCGGGACAAACTGCGGGGTCTGGTCCGCAGGACAtag